Proteins from one Setaria italica strain Yugu1 chromosome V, Setaria_italica_v2.0, whole genome shotgun sequence genomic window:
- the LOC101777893 gene encoding putative dual specificity protein phosphatase DSP8 gives MRIRELRDGLEVEDDEREEEARGGGEVVAVVRLKAKCALVGAGARFLFYPTLLYNIVRNRFEPEFRWWDSVDQYVLLGAVLFPSDVPRLKQLGVRGVVTLNEPYETLVPTSLYQGMKCKVVAPMSTIRPEGDDAPL, from the exons aTGAGGATTCGGGAGCTCCGTGATGggctggaggtggaggacgatgagcgggaggaggaggcgaggggcggcggcgaggtggtcgCGGTTGTGCGGTTGAAGGCCAAGTGCgcgctcgtcggcgccggcgcgaggTTCCTGTTCTACCCCACGTTGCTCTACAACATCGTCCGCAACCGGTTCGAGCCCGAGTTCCGCTGGTGGGATAGCGTCGACCAG TATGTTTTGCTAGGTGCTGTTCTGTTCCCTAGTGATGTTCCACGCCTGAAGCAACTTGGAGTTAGAGGAGTTGTCACACTGAATGAACCCTATGAAACTCTGGTTCCAACATCCCTATACCAG GGAATGAAATGCAAGGTGGTAGCACCTATGTCCACTATAAGGCCGGAAGGGGACGACGCACCACTATAG
- the LOC101755563 gene encoding dehydration-responsive element-binding protein 2D encodes MFVGKAPPKPVLPAATVAASTSGGSPESYRGVRLRKWGKWAAEIRNPFTGKRQWLGTFDTAGAASAAYLSASRSFADEKRRRRGQPVPASSPASSASATPTASSSSSTSAAPFAHPSPSSVLEATKPALKAESPEPVATPILPSTEAAQLPDDPEFYQDLLRGLQLPDIDPMDFRAGLDALDVSDAPFCLDDDQDLLFGDFADEELDEIDLDLDDINDVFPEIPGCDLGRGMDDFLQTVDFCV; translated from the coding sequence ATGTTCGTCGGCAAGGCCCCACCGAAGCCGGTTCTCCCGGCGGCTACTGTGGCCGCGTCCACcagcggcgggtcgccggagagCTACCGCGGCGTCAGGCTCCGCAAGTGGGGCAAGTGGGCGGCGGAGATCCGCAACCCCTTCACCGGCAAGAGGCAGTGGCTTGGCACCTTCGACACCGCCGGCGCGGCCTCTGCCGCCTACCTGTCCGCTTCCAGGAGCTTCGCCGACGAAaaacgccggcgccgcgggcaGCCCGTGCCCGCTTCTTCACCAGCTTCTTCGGCAAGCGCCACCCCGACGGCCTCCTCTTCGTCGTCCACCTCGGCTGCTCCGTTCGCCCACCCGTCGCCGTCCTCCGTGCTCGAAGCCACCAAGCCTGCACTGAAGGCTGAGTCGCCGGAGCCGGTTGCAACACCTATCCTGCCGTCCACTGAAGCTGCGCAGCTGCCGGACGACCCGGAGTTCTACCAGGACCTTCTGCGCGGGCTGCAGCTACCCGACATCGACCCGATGGACTTCCGCGCCGGCCTGGACGCCCTGGATGTTTCCGATGCGCCCTTCTGCTTGGACGACGACCAGGACCTGCTATTCGGGGACTTCGCGGACGAggagctggatgagatcgacCTCGACCTCGACGACATCAACGACGTCTTTCCGGAGATCCCCGGCTGCGACCTCGGCCGCGGCATGGACGACTTCCTGCAAACCGTGGATTTCTGCGTGTGA